The sequence CGCACCCGGGCACGCAGGATGAGATCGGGCGTCTGGTGGACACCCTGAATGCGATGCTCGACCGCTTGCAGCAAAGCTTCGAGACGCAGCGGCGCTTCACCGCCGACGCCTCCCATGAGCTGCGATCGCCGCTTTCCCGGCTGCGCACAGAGCTCGAAGTGATGCTGAGACGGCCGCGCGAGCCACAGGAATACGTCGAGACGCTACGCTCCTGCATGGACGAGGTGGAACGGTTAACACTGCTGGTCGAGGAGCTCCTCACGCTCGCGCGTGTCGATGCCGGACACGAGCGTCTTACCGAAGAAACTGTTCTACTCGGTGTGGTCGCGGAGGAAGCCGTGAAGCGGGTGCATCCCGTCGCGCGGCAGCGCGGCGTGCAAATCGAACTCGATGCGGCGAATGAGGTGCTCGCGCGGATTCCGCACGGCTCGGCCGGTCTCGTTCTCACCAACCTCTTGGACAACGCGGTGAAGTTTTCCGCGCCGGGCAGCCGTGTTCACCTGCGCATTGCGGTCGAGGGCCGGCAGAGTCTGGTCAGCGTCGTGGATCACGGCCCGGGAATCGCGGACGAGGAGATGCCGCACATCTTTGAGCGCTTCTACCGAGGCTCGCGCGCGCGTGCTGACTCGACGCGCGGCTTCGGGCTCGGCCTTGCGCTGTCGCAGGCGATCGTCGAGGCGCATGGCGGCCGGCTCGAGGCTGCAAACCGCGTGGAAGGTGGCGCGGTGTTTACCGTCCGACTGCCGATGGCGGCCTGATCGACGGTACGGCTGGCCCGTCAGATCTCCACCTGGGTTCCAAGCTCGACCACGCGG is a genomic window of Burkholderiales bacterium containing:
- a CDS encoding ATP-binding protein; its protein translation is MLSFRRRLAIVHVGIIIAVLAITAFAAHWTLTRLVHGQLDAALIALAETEAGMLAAGGEIRIHEAPPGTAPPSFVRLDRLLQITDATGKVLARSSNLGEARLPTPPALLGRVAAGETVYETLAGFGEEPVRLVSIPLTVSGTPLVIQVAGSLDDVHNVVASASMLFLVMGLALLLTVGAAGALLTGRVFKAIDNVVTRARHIGNETFGARLPHPGTQDEIGRLVDTLNAMLDRLQQSFETQRRFTADASHELRSPLSRLRTELEVMLRRPREPQEYVETLRSCMDEVERLTLLVEELLTLARVDAGHERLTEETVLLGVVAEEAVKRVHPVARQRGVQIELDAANEVLARIPHGSAGLVLTNLLDNAVKFSAPGSRVHLRIAVEGRQSLVSVVDHGPGIADEEMPHIFERFYRGSRARADSTRGFGLGLALSQAIVEAHGGRLEAANRVEGGAVFTVRLPMAA